One Aspergillus oryzae RIB40 DNA, chromosome 2 genomic window carries:
- a CDS encoding glycoside hydrolase family 31 protein (maltase glucoamylase and related hydrolases, glycosyl hydrolase family 31): MAGLKSFLASSWLLPVACGASQSIVPSTSATAAYSQFTIPASADVGANLVANIDDPQAVNAQSVCPGYKASDVKHSSQGFTASLELAGDPCNVYGTDVDSLTLTVEYQAKDRLNIQIVPTYFDASNASWYILSEELVPRPKASQNASVPQSDFVVSWSNEPSFNFKVIRKATGDVLFNTKGSTLVYENQFIEFVTLLPEEYNLYGLGERMNQLRLLENANLTLYAADIADPIDDNIYGHHAFYLDTRYYKVGGQNKSHTIVKSSEAEPSQEYVSYSHGVFLRNAHGQEILLRDQKLIWRTLGGSVDLTFYSGPTQAEVTKQYQLSTVGLPAMQQYNTLGFHQCRWGYNNWSEFEDVLANFERFEIPLEYLWADIDYMHGYRNFDNDQHRFSYEEGEKFLNKLHAGGRRWVPIVDGALYIPNPENASDAYETYDRGAKDDVFIKNPDGSLYIGAVWPGYTVYPDWHHPKASDFWANELVTWWNKLHYDGVWYDMAEVSSFCVGSCGTGNLSMNPAHPPFALPGEPGNVVYDYPEGFNITNATEAASASAGAASQSAAASSTTTSAPYLRTTPTPGVRNVDHPPYVINHVQPGHDLSVHAISPNSTHSDGVQEYDVHSLYGHQGINATYHGLLKVWENKRPFIIARSTFSGSGKWAGHWGGDNFSKWGSMFFSISQALQFSLFGIPMFGVDTCGFNGNTDEELCNRWMQLSAFFPFYRNHNVLSAIPQEPYRWASVIDATKAAMNIRYAILPYFYTLFHLAHTTGSTVMRALAWEFPNDPSLAAVGTQFLVGPSVMVIPVLEPQVDTVQGVFPGVGHGEVWYDWYSQTAVDAKPGVNTTISAPLGHIPVFVRGGSILPMQEVALTTRDARKTPWSLLASLSSNGTASGQLYLDDGESVYPEDTLSVDFLASRSTLRASARGTWKEANPLANVTVLGVTEKPSSVTLNGETLSSDSVKYNATSHVLHVGGLQKHTADGAWAKDWVLKW, from the exons ATGGCCGGTCTAAAAAGCTTCCTTGCCAGTTCTTGGCTGCTACCAGTGGCTTGCGGGGCGAGTCAATCTATCGTTCCTAGCACTTCGGCAACAGCGGCATACTCGCAGTTCACCATTCCCGCCTCTGCCGATGTGGGCGCGAATTTGGTCGCCAACATTGATGACCCCCAAGCGGTCAACGCGCAATCTGTCTGTCCGGGCTACAAGGCCTCCGATGTGAAACATTCCTCCCAGGGTTTCACCGCTAGCCTGGAGTTGGCTGGAGACCCTTGTAATGTTTACGGAACGGACGTCGATTCGTTGACCCTGACCGTGGAATACCAGGCAAAGGATCGTTTGAACATCCAGATTGTTCCGACGTATTTTGACGCCTCCAATGCATCTTGGTACATTCTTTCGGAAGAGCTAGTGCCCAGACCAAAGGCTTCCCAAAATGCATCGGTTCCTCAGAGTGATTTTGTTGTCTCTTGGTCCAACGAACCTTCTTTCAACTTTAAGGTGATCCGAAAAGCTACTGGTGACGTGCTATTCAACACAAAGGGCTCTACCTTAGTCTACGAGAATCAGTTCATAGAATTTGTCACGTTGTTGCCTGAAGAATATAACCTATATGGCTTGGGAGAGCGGATGAACCAGCTGCGGCTACTGGAGAACGCTAATTTGACGCTATATGCCGCAGATATCGCAGATCCCATTGACGA TAACATCTATGGACATCATGCATTTTACTTGGATACAAGGTACTACAAGGTGGGTGGTCAGAATAAGAGCCATACCATAGTCAAGAGCAGCGAAGCGGAACCATCTCAAGAATACGTCTCATATTCTCACGGAGTGTTCCTCAGAAATGCCCATGGACAGGAGATCCTCCTGCGGGATCAAAAGTTGATCTGGCGCACTCTGGGAGGAAGCGTTGATCTGACATTCTACTCTGGCCCAACGCAAGCCGAGGTCACCAAGCAATATCAGCTCAGCACCGTGGGACTGCCTGCCATGCAGCAATATAACACGCTCGGATTTCACCAGTGCCGCTGGGGCTATAACAACTGGTCCGAATTTGAAGACGTACTTGCCAATTTCGAGAGATTCGAGATTCCTTTGGAGTACCTCTG GGCCGATATCGATTACATGCATGGATATCGCAATTTTGACAATGACCAACATCGCTTTTCGTatgaagaaggtgaaaagtTCCTCAACAAGCTTCACGCCGGTGGACGTCGCTGGGTCCCAATCGTTGACGGAGCTCTTTATATTCCCAATCCGGAGAACGCTTCTGATGC TTACGAAACTTATGACAGAGGCGCCAAGGACGATGTTTTCATCAAGAATCCCGACGGCAGTCTATACATTGGCGCTGTCTGGCCTGGCTATACTGTCTACCCCGACTGGCATCATCCTAAGGCCTCCGATTTCTGGGCTAATGAGCTGGTCACCTGGTGGAACAAGCTGCATTATGATGGGGTCTGGTACGACATGGCTGAagtttcttccttctgcgtAGGGAGCTGCGGAACTGGCAATCTGTCAATGAACCCGGCTCATCCACCGTTCGCTCTCCCCGGCGAACCAGGGAACGTCGTCTATGATTATCCAGAGGGCTTTAACATCACCAATGCTACGGAAGCAGCCTCAGCATCCGCTGGGGCGGCAAGCCAATCCGCAGCGGCATCATCCACAACTACATCAGCCCCCTACCTGCGTACAACACCTACCCCCGGAGTTCGTAATGTTGACCACCCTCCTTATGTTATCAACCATGTCCAACCTGGCCACGACCTGAGCGTTCACGCCATCTCACCAAATTCTACTCACTCGGATGGGGTCCAGGAGTATGATGTACACAGTCTTTACGGCCACCAAGGCATAAATGCAACCTATCACGGATTGCTCAAGGTGTGGGAGAACAAACGCCCCTTTATCATCGCACGCTCTACATTTTCCGGCTCTGGGAAATGGGCCGGCCACTGGGGTGGTGATAACTTCTCCAAATGGGGATCGATGTTCTTTTCGATCTCGCAGGCCCTCCAGTTCTCGCTCTTTGGCATCCCTATGTTTGGTGTTGACACCTGTGGTTTCAATGGAAACACGGATGAGGAGCTATGCAACCGATGGATGCAGCTCTCggcctttttccctttctaCCGCAACCATAATGTTCTCTCTGCAATCCCACAAGAGCCCTATCGGTGGGCGTCCGTGATCGATGCCACGAAGGCGGCAATGAACATTCGATACGCTATTTTGCCGTACTTTTACACCCTGTTCCATTTGGCCCACACCACTGGATCTACGGTCATGCGCGCACTTGCGTGGGAGTTCCCGAATGACCCCTCCCTAGCTGCTGTCGGCACCCAATTTCTTGTCGGTCCCTCGGTCATGGTGATTCCTGTTCTTGAGCCACAGGTAGATACTGTCCAGGGTGTCTTCCCAGGTGTTGGACATGGGGAAGTCTGGTACGACTGGTACTCTCAAACAGCTGTTGATGCAAAGCCCGGTGTCAACACAACAATCTCAGCGCCACTGGGCCACATTCCGGTTTTCGTTCGTGGTGGTAGCATTCTGCCCATGCAGGAGGTTGCGCTGACCACTCGCGACGCTCGCAAGACCCCCTGGTCTTTGCTCGCGTCGCTGAGCAGTAATGGAACTGCCTCTGGCCAGCTCTACCtcgatgatggagaaagtGTCTACCCCGAGGATACGCTTTCTGTGGACTTCCTGGCGTCTCGCTCCACTCTCCGAGCCTCTGCGCGGGGTACTTGGAAGGAGGCGAATCCACTAGCGAATGTGACGGTACTTGGTGTGACTGAGAAGCCATCCTCAGTGACACTCAATGGCGAGACGCTCTCCTCCGACTCTGTGAAGTATAACGCCACCTCACACGTTCTCCACGTTGGTGGCTTGCAGAAGCACACAGCGGATGGAGCATGGGCGAAGGACTGGGTACTGAAATGGTGA
- a CDS encoding putative C6 transcription factor (AmyR) (predicted protein): MSHSPTDIPSTSEKEMESTPEKPPKQACDNCRRRKIKCSRELPCDKCQRLLLSCSYSDVLRRKGPKFRTLYPLAPIHPLASRPRPLTKEWLPPNPGACHLASPTSPPSTVADAQYLHPDFSESFTRLPPPDLVSSPDSTNSLFDSSTIGALPAPRRLSTPNLLAHVNVFLKYLFPIMPVVRQDQLQQDCHQPERLSPQRYAFIAALCAATHIQLKLDGAAPGPEAASARASLDGHPMLSGEELLAEAVRARKEYNVVDEINMENLLTSFFLFAAYGNLDRQDQAWFYLCQTTSMVFTLGLQRESTYSKLSVEEAEEKRRVFWLLFVTERGYALQQAKPVMLRNSIHKPQVLCSDDPILAYGFINLINVFEKLSPNLYDWVSAGGSSADGDPPPTSSIQSSLAKQISLEGVSEIQKVDILITQQWLQTMMWKLSMTHVTQPGSRDDAVLPFHLPVLVGKAVMGVIAAASQGAVDAHGIGMEQKLYDLGTSVADVSRSLSTKAAHHLAESTIDPRELLWGILTTLSRIRGSQSYLFPALVEQSRGIISFDCSLSISDFLPSFGGPPAIMWRTGESGFDLLGIADDLQERENEGGEGIVVAGEEISF; encoded by the exons ATGTCTCATTCTCCAACCGACATTCCCTCAACatccgaaaaggaaatggagTCAACCCCAGAAAAGCCGCCTAAACAGGCCTGCGACAATTGCCGTCGACGCAAAATCAAGTGTTCTAGAGAGCTTCCATGCGACAAGTGCCagcgtcttcttctctcctgttccTACAGCGACGTGCTCCGTCGCAAGGGCCCCAAGTTCCGCACGCTCTACCCTCTCGCTCCCATCCATCCACTCGCCTCACGACCACGTCCTCTCACCAAGGAATGGCTGCCCCCAAACCCAGGGGCTTGCCATTTGGCGTCCCCGACGTCTCCGCCGTCCACCGTAGCGGACGCCCAGTATCTACATCCAGACTTCTCGGAGTCGTTCACTCGACTACCACCCCCAGATCTCGTCTCCTCTCCCGACTCGACAAACTCGCTATTCGACTCGTCCACTATCGGCGCACTCCCCGCGCCACGCCGTCTGTCGACGCCAAACCTTCTAGCCCATgtcaatgtcttcctcaagTACCTGTTCCCGATCATGCCCGTCGTGAGACAGGACCAGCTGCAGCAGGACTGCCACCAGCCGGAGCGCTTGTCTCCCCAACGCTACGCTTTCATTGCCGCTCTATGCGCGGCCACGCACATCCAACTGAAGCTGGACGGTGCAGCACCGGGTCCCGAGGCGGCTTCCGCGCGAGCCAGCCTCGACGGACATCCTATGTTGTCGGGAGAAGAACTCCTGGCTGAAGCCGTGCGCGCAAGAAAGGAATACAACGTGGTCGACGAAATTAACATGGAAAACCTCCtaacctccttctttctcttcgccgCCTACGGAAACCTAGACAGACAGGATCAGGCCTGGTTCTACCTATGTCAGACCACGTCCATGGTCTTCACACTAGGCCTACAACGGGAATCCACATACTCGAAACTAAGCgtcgaggaagcagaagagaaaaggagagtaTTCTGGCTCTTATTCGTCACAGAAAg AGGCTACGCATTACAACAAGCAAAACCAGTCATGCTCCGCAACTCCATCCACAAACCACAGGTCCTGTGCTCAGACGACCCAATCCTAGCCTACGGCTTCATCAACCTCATCAACGTCTTCGAAAAGCTCAGCCCAAATCTCTACGACTGGGTCTCCGCCGGCGGCAGCAGCGCAGACGGCGACCCCCCGCCTACTTCTTCTATCCAATCCAGTCTCGCCAAGCAAATCTCCCTCGAGGGCGTCTCCGAGATCCAGAAAGtagacatcctcatcactcAGCAATGGCTACAAACCATGATGTGGAAACTCTCCATGACCCACGTCACACAGCCCGGCTCTCGCGATGACGCCGTTCTCCCCTTCCACCTGCCCGTGCTAGTCGGCAAGGCCGTCATGGGCGTCATCGCCGCGGCATCCCAAGGTGCTGTTGACGCTCATGGTATCGGAATG GAACAAAAACTCTACGACCTCGGCACCTCCGTAGCCGACGTCTCCCGCTCCCTAAGCACAAAAGCCGCCCACCACCTCGCCGAATCGACCATCGACCCCCGAGAACTCCTCTGGGGCATTCTCACAACCCTATCCCGAATCCGCGGTTCCCAATCATACCTCTTCCCAGCGCTCGTCGAGCAAAGTCGAGGCATCATCAGTTTCGACTGTTCGCTTTCCATCAGTGACTTTCTGCCTTCGTTTGGTGGGCCGCCGGCTATTATGTGGCGGACGGGTGAATCTGGGTTTGATTTATTGGGGATCGCGGATGATTTGCaagagagggagaatgaGGGTGGGGAGGGGATTGTGgtggctggggaggagatttCGTTTTGA
- a CDS encoding glycosyltransferase family 31 protein (predicted protein) has protein sequence MLAKVGEKPPAMGASRVWKKKILRFTVVLCLVSAFAFFLWPEIEPQELTADTVSNITITSSVQCEPDFDALRRLDVHKLSEYTRREVIAVPSSNDALPVRQNLQTPLFERKSSDDVDRLSTQQLQDDCMIPEPVTVQVLQPPRNVDASHIDFGVATTLGRLNESLDAFSHWAGYTKARIFALIEPDKDKRTHEVQAKADSLGINLYITENDEEYQRRYFTLVSHLGKHMRPQTRWSCIIDDDTFFLSMSELVKALAEYDDTQPTYVGGLSESIPQIGVFGLMGFGGAGVFLSRPLVEEISKPEVFEACLNTDHTGDRRISLCIYQHTYTHLTINHRLHQLDVQGDVSGFFESGRQPPLSVHHWKSWFHMDMAKLSVVSELCGDSCLLRQWKFADGWILTNGFSVMKYSKELDPNDKTMELTWEGQNGAVHESFLHEFGPLREKDWDKFSYVLEDSVVDGNKVRQWYVHRDAEKGDQILELIWRAQ, from the coding sequence ATGTTGGCGAAAGTTGGAGAGAAGCCCCCCGCGATGGGTGCCTCGCGCgtgtggaagaagaagatactACGTTTTACTGTCGTTCTCTGCTTGGTGAGCGCTTTTGCGTTTTTCCTCTGGCCTGAGATTGAACCCCAGGAGCTTACTGCCGATACCGTCTCGAATATCACAATCACATCAAGTGTGCAATGCGAACCGGACTTCGACGCTCTTCGCCGTCTCGATGTCCATAAATTGTCGGAATATACGCGCCGGGAGGTGATCGCTGTTCCTTCTTCCAACGATGCCCTGCCCGTAAGGCAAAATCTCCAGACGCCTTTGTTCGAGCGGAAATCGTCGGATGACGTCGATCGCCTCTCGACCCAGCAATTGCAGGACGATTGCATGATCCCAGAGCCTGTGACTGTCCAGGTTCTCCAGCCTCCAAGAAATGTGGATGCATCACACATTGACTTCGGTGTTGCGACAACCCTGGGACGCTTGAATGAGTCGTTAGATGCGTTCTCTCACTGGGCTGGCTACACTAAAGCTCGCATTTTCGCTCTCATTGAGCCTGATAAGGATAAGCGGACACATGAGGTCCAGGCTAAGGCAGACTCTCTCGGGATCAATCTGTATATTACGGAAAACGACGAAGAGTACCAACGCCGGTACTTCACATTGGTTTCGCACTTGGGGAAGCATATGCGGCCGCAGACGCGATGGTCCTGCATCATTGATGATGAcacctttttcttgtccatgTCTGAACTAGTGAAGGCCCTCGCAGAATATGATGATACCCAACCTACATATGTCGGCGGTCTTTCGGAGTCTATCCCGCAGATCGGTGTGTTCGGTTTGATGGGATTTGGAGGCGCAGGCGTCTTCCTATCTCGGCCCCTCGTGGAGGAAATCAGCAAGCCCGAAGTCTTTGAAGCCTGTCTGAATACGGATCACACCGGCGACCGGAGGATATCTTTGTGCATTTACCAGCACACTTACACGCACCTGACCATCAACCACCGTCTGCACCAACTTGACGTTCAAGGCGATGTTTCAGGATTTTTCGAGTCGGGACGGCAACCACCTCTTTCTGTTCACCATTGGAAGTCGTGGTTCCATATGGACATGGCAAAACTCAGTGTCGTCAGCGAGCTCTGTGGCGATAGCTGCCTTCTGCGGCAATGGAAGTTCGCGGACGGGTGGATTTTGACGAATGGCTTCTCGGTCATGAAGTATAGCAAGGAGCTCGATCCGAACGACAAGACCATGGAACTTACATGGGAGGGCCAAAACGGCGCAGTACACGAATCGTTCCTGCACGAGTTCGGTCCTTTGCGCGAAAAGGACTGGGATAAGTTCAGCTACGTGCTGGAAGACTCCGTTGTCGATGGCAACAAGGTACGGCAATGGTATGTCCATCGCGATGCTGAGAAGGGTGATCAAATTTTAGAATTGATTTGGCGAGCTCAATAG